A window from Neodiprion fabricii isolate iyNeoFabr1 chromosome 2, iyNeoFabr1.1, whole genome shotgun sequence encodes these proteins:
- the LOC124175621 gene encoding uncharacterized protein LOC124175621, with protein MLFGIVNNPALAAVQFFAVVTIAVSADVVNYWPQCRQNLEYSLPDSAYCDKYFVCKDGVLTERFCPDGLGFVPYAGCKPLHQVECGPRNQLQTPLGTGKCQRLNGVFSAPEGCGRFYKCYQGFAQPDACPKGQMFDDVKVQCRYPTSAELSVCTPIWYPETATTQAPAVSVVPVVPVAPVAPVIPAVPPSEMQTVTFLPAGYSLEGLEIIVPDPNLYKCPANDAYPFGAHSRHPIAGNCKFFLLCQSDGVKKIAGCPDGLGFNPKSSLCEDSRNIPGCVYYYSSPKQ; from the exons ATGCTTTTTGGGATCGTTAACAATCCTGCTCTGGCAGCGGTACAATTCTTTGCTGTTGTGACGATCGCCGTGTCTGCGGACGTTGTTAATTACTGGCCGCAATGTCGTCAAAATTTGGAATACTCGTTACCGGACAGTGCATACTGCGATAAATACTTCGTCTGCAAGGACGGAGTTTTGACCGAACGTTTCTGTCCGGACGGACTCGGCTTCGTTCCTTACGCTGGCTGCAAGCCCCTGCATCAGGTCGAATGCGGACCACGGAATCAGCTGC AGACGCCTCTCGGTACCGGGAAGTGCCAGCGGTTAAATGGCGTTTTTTCCGCCCCAGAGGGATGCGGGCGATTTTACAAATGCTACCAGGGGTTCGCTCAGCCTGACGCTTGTCCGAAAGGTCAGATGTTCGACGACGTAAAGGTGCAGTGTCGGTATCCCACGAGTGCCGAGCTCTCGGTTTGCACTCCAATTTGGTACCCGGAAACGGCCACCACTCAAG CTCCTGCAGTTTCGGTAGTTCCTGTCGTTCCTGTTGCTCCCGTGGCTCCCGTGATTCCTGCGGTGCCGCCGTCCGAAATGCAGACCGTAACATTTCTACCTGCGGGTTACAGCCTCGAAGGATTAGAAATCATCGTTCCTGATCCAAATCTATACAAATGCCCAGCGAATGACGCCTATCCCTTCGGGGCTCATTCCCGTCATCCGATAGCTGGGAATTGCAAATTCTTCTTACTCTGTCAATCTgacggagtgaaaaaaattgccggATGTCCAGATGGCCTGGGATTTAATCCGAAGTCAAGTCTCTGTGAAGATTCGAGAAATATTCCCGGCTGTGTTTACTATTATAGCAGTCCTAAGCAGTAA